Proteins from one Salmonella bongori NCTC 12419 genomic window:
- the invE gene encoding type III secretion system gatekeeper InvE: protein MIPGSTAGISFSRILSKQTSHQDATQHTDAQQAEIQQAAEDSSPGAEVQKFVQSTDEMSAALAQFRNRRDYEKKSSNLSNSFERVLEDEALPKAKQILKLVSVHGGALEDFLRQARSLFPDPSDLVLVLRELLRRKDLEEIVRKKLESLLKHVEEQTDPKTLKAGINCALKARLFGKTLSLKPGLLRASYRQFLQSESHEVEIYSDWIASYGYQRRLVVLDFIEGSLLTDIDANDASCSRLEFGQLLRRLTQLKMLRSADLLFVSTLLSYSFTKAFNAEESSWLLLMLSLLQQPHEVDALLADIIGVNALLLSHKEHASFLQIFYQVCKAIPTSLFYEEYWQEELLMALRSMTDIAYKHEMVEQRRTIETPS, encoded by the coding sequence ATGATTCCAGGTTCAACCGCCGGTATTTCATTTTCCAGGATTTTGTCTAAACAGACATCACATCAGGATGCCACGCAGCATACTGATGCTCAACAGGCTGAAATACAACAGGCTGCAGAGGACTCATCACCTGGGGCTGAAGTACAGAAATTTGTCCAGTCAACAGATGAAATGTCAGCGGCGCTGGCGCAATTTCGTAACCGTCGCGACTACGAAAAAAAATCCAGTAATTTGTCTAACAGTTTTGAACGAGTGCTGGAAGATGAGGCGTTACCGAAGGCGAAACAAATATTAAAGCTAGTTAGCGTACATGGCGGCGCGTTAGAAGATTTTTTGCGCCAGGCGCGTAGTTTGTTTCCAGACCCCAGTGATTTAGTGCTTGTTTTACGTGAACTCCTTCGGCGTAAAGATCTGGAAGAGATCGTGCGTAAAAAACTGGAGTCGTTACTTAAGCATGTTGAAGAGCAAACCGATCCTAAGACCCTCAAGGCAGGGATTAATTGCGCATTGAAAGCCCGGCTTTTTGGAAAAACATTATCGCTAAAACCGGGGTTGTTACGCGCCAGCTATCGGCAATTTCTCCAGAGTGAGTCTCATGAAGTGGAGATTTACTCTGACTGGATAGCCAGTTATGGCTACCAACGACGACTGGTGGTGCTGGATTTTATTGAAGGTTCGCTGTTAACCGATATCGACGCAAATGATGCCAGCTGTTCGCGGCTGGAATTTGGTCAGCTTTTAAGGCGCCTGACGCAACTTAAAATGTTGCGCTCCGCTGACCTGCTGTTTGTGAGTACGCTGTTGTCGTATTCATTTACGAAAGCGTTTAATGCGGAGGAATCATCGTGGTTACTCTTAATGCTTTCGCTATTGCAACAGCCACATGAAGTCGATGCGTTGTTAGCCGATATTATCGGGGTGAATGCGCTACTGCTAAGCCATAAAGAACATGCGTCTTTTTTGCAAATATTTTATCAAGTATGTAAAGCCATACCCACTTCACTTTTTTATGAAGAGTACTGGCAGGAAGAATTGTTAATGGCGTTACGTAGTATGACTGATATTGCCTACAAGCATGAAATGGTAGAGCAGCGTCGTACCATTGAAACGCCATCTTAA
- the invG gene encoding type III secretion system outer membrane ring protein InvG, translated as MKTHILLARVLACAALILVAPGYSSEKIPVTGSGFVAKDDSLRTFFDAMALQLKEPVIVSKMAARKKITGNFEFNDPNALLEKLSLQLGLIWYFDGQAIYIYDASEMRNAVVSLRNVSLNEFNNFLKRSGLYNKNYPLRGDNRKGTFYVSGPPVYVDMVVNAATMMDKQNDGIELGRQKIGVMRLNNTFVGDRTYNLRDQKIVIPGIATAIERLLQGEEKPLGNVASSEPVPTMPAFSANGEKGKPANYAGGMSLQEALKQNAAAGDIKIVAYPDTNSLLVKGTAEQVHFIEMLVKALDVAKRHVELSLWIVDLNKSDLERLGASWSGSITIGDKLGVSLNQSSISTLDGSRFIAAVNALEEKKQATVVSRPVLLTQENVPAIFDNNRTFYTKLIGERNVALEHVTYGTMVRVLPRFSADGQIEMSLDIEDGNETIPKTDITASVDALPEVGRTLISTIARVPHGKSLLVGGYTRDANTDTVQSVPFLGKIPFIGGLFRYSSKNKSNVVRVFLIEPKEIVDPLTPDASESVNNILKQSGTWSGDDKLQKWVRVYLDRNQETIK; from the coding sequence ATGAAGACGCATATTCTTTTGGCCAGAGTGCTGGCATGTGCCGCGCTTATTCTGGTAGCACCGGGTTATTCAAGTGAAAAAATACCTGTAACAGGAAGTGGGTTTGTCGCGAAAGACGATAGCCTGCGGACATTTTTCGACGCCATGGCACTACAGCTGAAGGAGCCTGTGATTGTTAGTAAAATGGCGGCACGAAAAAAAATAACCGGCAACTTTGAGTTCAACGATCCTAACGCATTGCTGGAAAAGCTTTCCCTGCAACTGGGACTGATTTGGTATTTCGATGGGCAGGCCATCTATATTTATGACGCCAGTGAAATGCGTAATGCCGTCGTCTCTTTACGGAACGTTTCGCTCAATGAATTTAACAACTTTCTGAAACGGTCTGGTTTATATAATAAGAATTATCCGTTACGTGGCGATAACCGTAAAGGTACATTCTATGTTTCTGGGCCACCCGTTTACGTTGATATGGTGGTTAACGCCGCTACCATGATGGATAAGCAAAACGATGGTATTGAGCTGGGACGCCAGAAAATAGGGGTGATGCGCCTGAATAATACTTTCGTGGGCGATCGTACCTATAATCTCCGCGACCAGAAAATAGTTATTCCCGGGATTGCCACGGCCATTGAAAGGCTATTGCAGGGGGAAGAAAAACCCTTAGGGAATGTTGCCAGTAGCGAACCTGTGCCCACGATGCCTGCATTTTCAGCGAATGGAGAGAAAGGTAAACCTGCAAATTATGCGGGGGGCATGAGCCTTCAGGAAGCGCTGAAGCAAAATGCGGCGGCGGGCGATATTAAAATTGTGGCCTATCCGGATACGAATAGCCTGCTAGTAAAGGGAACCGCGGAACAGGTGCATTTTATCGAAATGCTGGTTAAAGCGCTGGACGTTGCCAAACGGCACGTCGAGTTATCCCTGTGGATTGTCGATCTTAATAAAAGCGATCTGGAACGCCTGGGCGCATCCTGGAGCGGCAGCATCACTATCGGGGACAAACTGGGGGTGTCATTAAACCAGTCTTCAATCAGTACTCTGGACGGCAGCCGGTTTATCGCCGCGGTAAATGCGTTAGAAGAGAAGAAACAGGCGACGGTAGTTTCTCGCCCGGTATTACTGACTCAGGAAAATGTTCCCGCTATTTTCGATAACAACAGAACGTTTTATACCAAACTGATTGGGGAACGAAATGTTGCGCTTGAGCATGTTACGTACGGAACGATGGTCAGAGTGCTGCCCCGTTTTTCCGCAGATGGTCAGATAGAAATGTCACTGGATATTGAAGATGGTAACGAGACAATACCAAAAACCGATATCACCGCCTCCGTAGATGCATTACCAGAAGTCGGGCGAACGTTAATTAGTACTATTGCAAGAGTACCACATGGAAAAAGCTTACTGGTTGGTGGTTACACGCGAGATGCTAATACAGATACCGTTCAGAGTGTCCCGTTTTTAGGCAAAATACCGTTTATTGGTGGTCTGTTCCGTTATTCCAGTAAAAATAAAAGTAATGTTGTCCGTGTATTCCTGATTGAACCGAAAGAGATTGTCGACCCGTTAACGCCGGATGCCAGTGAATCGGTAAATAATATTCTGAAACAAAGCGGTACCTGGAGTGGGGACGATAAGTTACAAAAATGGGTTCGTGTTTATCTGGATAGAAATCAGGAGACCATAAAATGA
- the invF gene encoding AraC family transcriptional regulator InvF, with protein sequence MSFSEGRHDEFCPVQEGALLFIEQAVVAPVSGDLLFRPLKIEILSKLLAFIDGAGLMDTAYAEHDKWVLLSPEYRAIWQDRKRCEYWFLQQIITPSPAFNKILSLLRKSESYWLVGYLLAQSTSGSTMRMLGEDYGVSYTHFRRLCSRALGGKAKSELRNWRMAQSLLESVEGHENITKLAVNNGYSSPSHFSNEIKELIGVSPRKLSNIIQLADK encoded by the coding sequence ATGTCATTTTCTGAGGGCCGGCATGATGAGTTTTGTCCGGTTCAGGAAGGCGCCCTGCTTTTTATCGAGCAGGCTGTTGTCGCACCAGTATCAGGAGACCTGCTGTTTCGACCGTTAAAAATTGAAATACTCAGCAAATTGCTGGCGTTTATTGATGGTGCCGGGTTGATGGATACGGCATACGCTGAACATGATAAATGGGTTTTGCTGAGCCCCGAGTATCGTGCTATCTGGCAGGATCGTAAACGCTGTGAGTATTGGTTTTTGCAGCAAATTATTACACCTTCTCCGGCTTTCAATAAAATATTATCGCTTTTGCGAAAAAGCGAGAGTTACTGGTTAGTCGGCTATTTACTCGCTCAGTCCACCAGCGGCAGTACAATGAGAATGCTGGGAGAAGACTATGGCGTTTCTTATACCCACTTTCGTCGTTTGTGCAGCAGGGCATTAGGCGGTAAAGCGAAGAGTGAATTACGAAACTGGCGTATGGCGCAATCGCTGCTGGAAAGCGTAGAAGGACACGAGAATATCACGAAATTAGCCGTCAATAACGGCTACTCATCGCCTTCACATTTCTCTAATGAGATCAAAGAGCTGATCGGCGTTTCGCCGCGGAAATTATCAAATATTATTCAATTGGCAGACAAATGA
- a CDS encoding invasion protein (involved in the secretion and localization proteins necessary for the entry of Salmonella into host cells): MKKFYSCLPVFFLIGCAQVPSLSSISTPAQQSETQKEQQANADSIDECMSLPYVPSELAKNKTLSNQNTDNSASKNDKISSSIFCEKYKKTKEQAFTFFQEHPEYMRSKENEEQLMTEFKNVLLDPRNKNLSIYQTLLAAHERLQAL; encoded by the coding sequence GTGAAAAAATTTTATAGTTGTCTTCCCGTCTTTTTCCTGATCGGCTGTGCCCAGGTACCATCCCTTTCCTCCATAAGTACACCAGCCCAACAGTCTGAGACGCAGAAAGAACAGCAGGCTAACGCGGATAGTATTGACGAATGTATGTCTCTGCCATATGTTCCGTCAGAACTTGCGAAGAATAAAACATTATCAAATCAGAACACTGATAATTCTGCATCAAAAAACGACAAAATCAGCTCAAGCATTTTTTGCGAAAAATATAAAAAAACCAAAGAGCAAGCTTTCACCTTCTTCCAGGAGCATCCGGAATATATGCGCTCGAAAGAGAACGAAGAGCAGCTAATGACTGAATTTAAAAACGTCTTACTCGATCCCCGCAACAAAAATTTAAGCATATATCAAACATTGCTTGCTGCTCATGAAAGACTACAAGCCTTATAA
- the mutS gene encoding DNA mismatch repair protein MutS: MQESIDKDLTAHTPMMQQYLKLKAQHPEILLFYRMGDFYELFYDDAKRASQLLDISLTKRGASAGEPIPMAGIPHHAVENYLAKLVNQGESVAICEQIGDPATSKGPVERKVVRIVTPGTISDEALLQERQDNLLAAIWQEGKGYGYATLDISSGRFRLSEPADRETMAAELQRTNPAELLYAEDFAEMALIEGRRGLRRRPLWEFEIDTARQQLNLQFGTRDLVGFGVENAPRGLCAAGCLLQYVKDTQRTTLPHIRSITMERQQDSIIMDAATRRNLEITQNLSGGVENTLAAVLDCTVTPMGSRMLKRWLHMPVRNTDILRERQQTIGALQDTVSELQPVLRQVGDLERILARLALRTARPRDLARMRHAFQQLPELHAQLETIDSTPVQTLRKKMGEFSELRDLLERAIIDSPPVLVRDGGVIAPGYHAELDEWRALADGATDYLDRLEIRERERTGLDTLKVGYNAVHGYYIQISRGQSHLAPINYVRRQTLKNAERYIIPELKEYEDKVLTSKGKALALEKQLYDELFDLLLPHLADLQQSANALAELDVLVNLAERAYTLNYTCPVFTDKPGIRITEGRHPVVEQVLNEPFIANPLNLSPQRRMLIITGPNMGGKSTYMRQTALIALLAYIGSYVPAQSVEIGPIDRIFTRVGAADDLASGRSTFMVEMTETANILHNATENSLVLMDEIGRGTSTYDGLSLAWACAENLANKIKALTLFATHYFELTQLPEKMEGVANVHLDALEHGDTIAFMHSVQDGAASKSYGLAVAALAGVPKEVIKRARQKLRELESISPNAAATQVDGTQMSLLTVPEETSPAVEALENLDPDSLTPRQALEWIYRLKSLV, from the coding sequence ATGCAAGAGTCTATCGACAAGGACCTTACCGCACACACCCCAATGATGCAGCAGTATCTCAAGCTGAAAGCCCAGCACCCGGAGATCCTGCTATTTTATCGTATGGGCGATTTTTACGAGCTTTTTTATGACGACGCAAAACGTGCGTCGCAGTTGCTCGATATTTCGTTGACCAAACGCGGCGCGTCAGCGGGTGAGCCTATTCCGATGGCGGGTATCCCGCATCATGCCGTAGAAAACTACCTCGCCAAACTGGTTAATCAGGGCGAATCCGTGGCCATTTGCGAGCAGATTGGCGACCCGGCCACCAGCAAAGGCCCTGTGGAACGTAAAGTTGTACGTATTGTTACGCCTGGCACCATCAGTGACGAAGCTCTGTTGCAAGAGCGTCAGGATAACCTGTTGGCAGCTATCTGGCAGGAGGGTAAAGGTTACGGTTACGCCACGCTGGATATCAGTTCTGGTCGCTTTCGCCTGAGCGAACCCGCTGACCGTGAAACGATGGCCGCTGAGCTGCAACGCACGAATCCTGCCGAACTATTGTATGCCGAAGATTTTGCCGAAATGGCGTTAATAGAAGGACGCCGGGGCTTACGCCGCCGTCCGTTATGGGAGTTTGAGATTGATACCGCCCGCCAGCAGTTAAATCTCCAGTTTGGTACACGGGATCTGGTGGGTTTCGGCGTCGAAAATGCCCCGCGTGGATTATGTGCGGCAGGCTGCCTGTTGCAGTACGTAAAAGACACCCAGCGCACTACCCTGCCGCATATTCGCTCCATTACGATGGAACGCCAGCAGGACAGCATTATTATGGATGCCGCAACCCGCCGTAATCTGGAAATTACTCAGAACCTGTCTGGCGGTGTAGAAAACACGCTGGCTGCGGTACTTGACTGCACGGTGACGCCAATGGGCAGCCGTATGCTTAAACGCTGGCTGCATATGCCGGTACGGAATACCGACATATTACGCGAACGCCAGCAGACCATCGGCGCCTTGCAGGACACCGTCAGCGAGTTGCAACCGGTACTGCGTCAGGTCGGCGATCTGGAGCGTATTCTTGCTCGTCTGGCGCTACGTACCGCCCGCCCGCGCGACCTTGCCCGGATGCGGCACGCCTTCCAGCAACTGCCGGAGTTACATGCTCAGCTTGAGACCATTGACAGCACGCCAGTGCAAACGCTGCGTAAAAAAATGGGGGAATTTTCTGAACTGCGCGATTTGCTGGAACGCGCCATTATTGATTCCCCGCCAGTACTGGTTCGTGACGGTGGGGTCATTGCGCCCGGCTATCACGCCGAGCTGGATGAATGGCGGGCACTGGCCGATGGCGCGACCGACTACCTTGACCGCCTTGAAATTCGCGAGCGCGAGCGTACCGGGCTGGATACGTTGAAAGTCGGCTACAACGCTGTGCATGGCTATTACATACAGATTAGCCGCGGTCAAAGCCACCTGGCACCCATCAATTATGTACGTCGTCAGACGCTGAAAAATGCTGAACGCTATATTATTCCGGAGCTAAAAGAGTACGAAGATAAGGTACTGACCTCCAAAGGCAAAGCGCTGGCGCTGGAAAAACAGTTGTATGACGAATTATTTGATCTGCTGCTACCGCATCTGGCGGATTTACAGCAGAGCGCGAATGCGCTGGCGGAACTGGATGTGCTGGTTAACCTGGCCGAACGCGCGTATACGCTGAACTACACCTGCCCGGTATTTACCGATAAGCCCGGCATTCGTATCACTGAAGGCCGCCACCCGGTGGTGGAACAGGTGCTCAACGAGCCATTTATCGCTAACCCGCTTAATCTATCGCCACAACGCCGTATGTTGATCATTACTGGCCCCAATATGGGCGGTAAAAGTACCTATATGCGGCAAACGGCACTGATCGCGCTACTGGCGTATATCGGCAGTTACGTACCGGCGCAGAGCGTGGAGATTGGCCCAATTGACCGTATTTTTACCCGTGTCGGGGCAGCGGATGATTTGGCCTCCGGGCGTTCAACCTTCATGGTTGAGATGACCGAAACGGCGAACATTCTGCATAACGCCACGGAAAATAGCCTGGTCCTGATGGATGAAATCGGGCGTGGCACCTCTACGTATGACGGGTTGTCGTTGGCCTGGGCCTGCGCGGAGAACCTTGCCAATAAGATCAAAGCGTTAACGCTTTTCGCTACCCACTACTTTGAGCTGACTCAGTTGCCAGAGAAAATGGAAGGCGTGGCTAACGTCCATCTTGATGCGCTGGAACACGGCGATACCATCGCTTTCATGCATAGCGTGCAGGACGGCGCAGCGAGTAAAAGCTACGGTCTGGCGGTCGCAGCGCTTGCAGGCGTTCCTAAAGAAGTGATCAAACGCGCGCGCCAAAAACTACGCGAGCTGGAAAGCATCTCGCCCAATGCGGCGGCAACGCAAGTGGACGGCACGCAGATGTCGTTGCTTACCGTCCCGGAAGAGACATCGCCTGCCGTAGAAGCACTGGAAAATCTCGATCCGGACTCCCTGACGCCACGTCAGGCGCTGGAGTGGATCTATCGACTGAAGAGTCTGGTGTAA
- a CDS encoding DUF4440 domain-containing protein has protein sequence MSLYKEEIIGTHVAIANWLSKGTGDLGELIRHFDTTFTMITPGGACLDYPALCAFFQMQRACVPGLNIVVEHIDVVAEWPDGAALRYCERQQLPDQAETVRWSTVILQKEKERIVWRHLHETMVAA, from the coding sequence ATGAGTCTTTATAAAGAAGAAATTATTGGCACCCATGTGGCGATTGCGAACTGGCTCAGCAAGGGAACGGGCGATCTGGGGGAGTTGATACGGCATTTCGATACTACGTTTACCATGATAACGCCAGGCGGAGCCTGTCTGGATTACCCGGCGCTGTGCGCTTTTTTCCAGATGCAGCGTGCGTGCGTGCCGGGGCTGAATATCGTGGTTGAACATATTGACGTGGTAGCGGAGTGGCCAGACGGCGCCGCGCTTCGTTATTGTGAGAGACAGCAACTACCAGACCAGGCAGAGACGGTACGCTGGTCGACAGTCATCCTACAAAAAGAAAAAGAACGGATAGTCTGGCGCCATTTACATGAAACAATGGTCGCAGCCTGA
- a CDS encoding MFS transporter, which produces MTYRSKVAVVYLLGFFLDLINLFIASVAFPGMSVELHTSISALAWVSNGYIAGLTLIVPFSALLSRYLGARRLIMLSLILFSIAAAAAGFADSLYELVFWRIVQGAGGGLLIPVGQALTWQQFKPYERAKVSSAVMMVALLAPACSPAVGGLLVETCGWRWVFFATLPVAVITLLLAYLWLKADSTTMASTRLLHLPLLADTLLRFAMIVYLCVPGMFIGISVVGMFYLQSIAQLSPAAAGALMLPWSIASFIAITFTGRYFNYLGPRPLIIVGCFLQAIGILLLTNVTPAASHLILIVIFALMGAGGSLCSSTAQSCAFLTIARQDMPDASALWNLNRQCSFFIGATLLTLLLNGLQRTLSPEAAYRWTFVAAAGVTLLPLIYAVCLNNRNVLLHLKKEGS; this is translated from the coding sequence ATGACGTATCGCAGTAAGGTGGCGGTGGTTTACCTGCTCGGCTTTTTTCTTGATCTGATTAATCTGTTTATCGCCAGCGTGGCCTTTCCCGGGATGTCCGTTGAGCTACATACGTCCATATCGGCGCTGGCATGGGTGAGTAATGGCTATATCGCGGGATTAACGCTGATCGTGCCATTTAGCGCGTTGCTTTCACGGTATCTCGGCGCACGCCGGTTGATAATGCTTTCGCTCATCCTGTTTAGTATCGCCGCCGCTGCCGCAGGCTTTGCCGATTCCTTATACGAGCTTGTCTTCTGGCGTATTGTGCAGGGCGCAGGCGGTGGATTATTGATCCCGGTCGGGCAGGCGTTAACCTGGCAGCAGTTTAAACCTTATGAGCGCGCTAAGGTGTCATCGGCCGTCATGATGGTGGCGCTACTGGCGCCGGCGTGTTCGCCTGCGGTGGGCGGATTGCTGGTAGAGACGTGCGGCTGGCGTTGGGTATTCTTCGCCACGTTGCCCGTTGCCGTGATCACATTATTACTTGCTTATCTTTGGCTTAAAGCCGATTCGACGACGATGGCCTCGACAAGATTGCTTCATCTGCCGCTGCTGGCGGATACCCTGCTGCGTTTTGCCATGATCGTTTATTTGTGTGTACCGGGGATGTTCATTGGTATTAGCGTGGTCGGGATGTTTTATCTGCAGAGTATTGCGCAACTGTCTCCCGCGGCAGCGGGGGCACTGATGCTTCCCTGGTCGATCGCGTCATTTATCGCCATTACGTTTACCGGGCGTTACTTCAATTATCTGGGGCCGCGTCCGCTGATTATCGTCGGCTGTTTTCTTCAGGCTATCGGGATCCTGCTTTTAACCAACGTTACGCCTGCGGCATCCCACCTTATATTGATAGTGATATTCGCGCTGATGGGGGCGGGCGGTAGTTTATGCAGCAGTACTGCGCAGAGTTGCGCCTTCCTGACGATTGCTCGCCAGGACATGCCGGACGCCAGCGCGCTGTGGAATCTTAATCGCCAGTGCAGTTTTTTTATTGGCGCGACGCTGCTAACACTGCTGTTAAATGGGCTTCAGCGCACTTTGTCGCCTGAGGCTGCTTACCGCTGGACCTTTGTTGCCGCTGCTGGTGTCACCTTGTTGCCGCTGATTTACGCGGTCTGTCTTAACAACAGAAATGTGCTTTTGCATCTGAAAAAGGAAGGATCATGA
- a CDS encoding LysR family transcriptional regulator, whose product MTVKGLTMLNLQRISLFVAVVESGSFTAAAAASGQTKAVVSVNIRQLENELGVTLLLRSTRRLTLTDAGALFYQKGVQLLNAAKNLQDEVRASHRGLDGELRITTTPEFGEQVVVPLLAQFSQRHPELRIRHRSSSHHADLIAERFDVAIRLGSLADSRYRATLISRFTILPVASPQWIAHHPISSPDALARAEWIIHERLPTPLRWPLTDNHGQPSRLEIGKAGRISADSARALMAFALAGSGVALLPIWLVKTALEKGTLVHVLPDYHFPRQGIYAVYPDARHVSTKVRVFIDFLRARWDGGEDG is encoded by the coding sequence TTGACAGTAAAGGGGCTTACCATGCTCAACCTGCAGCGTATATCGCTGTTTGTCGCCGTCGTGGAAAGTGGCAGCTTCACCGCCGCCGCCGCCGCATCAGGCCAAACCAAGGCGGTAGTAAGCGTTAATATTCGCCAGCTTGAAAATGAGCTTGGCGTAACGTTACTGCTACGCTCCACCCGACGATTGACGCTCACCGACGCTGGCGCTCTCTTTTATCAAAAGGGCGTGCAATTACTCAATGCGGCGAAAAATTTGCAGGATGAAGTGCGCGCCAGCCATCGCGGACTGGACGGCGAGCTACGCATTACTACTACGCCCGAGTTTGGCGAGCAGGTTGTGGTCCCGCTATTGGCGCAGTTTAGTCAGCGCCACCCCGAGCTACGTATTCGGCACCGGTCCTCATCGCATCATGCCGATTTAATTGCTGAACGCTTTGATGTGGCGATTCGGCTTGGCTCGCTGGCGGATTCCCGCTACCGCGCCACACTGATATCCCGTTTTACCATCTTGCCGGTCGCCTCGCCGCAGTGGATTGCCCACCACCCTATTTCGTCACCGGACGCGTTAGCCCGGGCGGAATGGATTATTCATGAGCGCTTACCCACGCCGCTACGCTGGCCATTAACGGATAATCATGGACAACCTTCACGCCTGGAGATAGGCAAAGCGGGCAGAATTTCGGCCGACAGCGCACGCGCTTTGATGGCTTTCGCACTCGCGGGTAGCGGCGTGGCGTTACTCCCCATCTGGTTAGTAAAAACAGCACTGGAGAAAGGAACGTTAGTCCACGTGTTACCCGACTACCATTTTCCCCGGCAAGGCATCTATGCCGTTTACCCGGACGCCCGCCATGTGTCGACAAAAGTACGCGTATTTATCGATTTTTTGCGTGCGCGGTGGGACGGTGGAGAAGATGGCTGA
- a CDS encoding GntP family permease produces MTGLPTPIIGLIVAVFVLVWLVLRTRVHALIAMLAAACIAGLMGGMGIDKTLSVITSGFGTTLGSIGLVIGLGVMMGRLLEVSGAAERIAWSFIKWLGKRREEWALAITGYIVSIPIFVDSAFVILYPVAKALAKSGKRSLLTLGVALAGGLVVTHHTVPPTPGPLGVAGIFNVDIGAMLLTGMALAVPCVVGIVFYAQWLDKRYPNFVPRTLNADEVNAALEQYNKEKEQKDLPSLTLSLLPIVVPIVLIFLKAICSTLATVEGWDSLATHPVVQGINFIGSPVIALAISVLLAVYTLVPRMDKHTTAERLEEGLQSAGIILLVTGAGGALGAILRDSGAGQHLAEQVANLPISPILIPFIVATLVRLVQGSGTVAMITAASISAPILAQIPGINMLLAAQAATMGSLFFGYFNDSLFWVVNRMMGVSDVKQQMVVWSVPTTIAWAIGGTGVALLNLLFGSGGSWLDPLLPIVVLAVIMVWVRWQAQGIKEKRVVKD; encoded by the coding sequence ATGACAGGTTTACCGACCCCGATTATCGGCCTGATCGTTGCCGTATTTGTCCTCGTATGGCTGGTGTTACGCACCCGCGTCCACGCGCTGATCGCCATGCTGGCGGCGGCCTGTATCGCCGGTTTGATGGGCGGAATGGGCATTGATAAAACCCTTTCGGTAATCACCAGCGGATTCGGCACTACGCTTGGCAGCATCGGGCTGGTGATTGGGCTCGGCGTCATGATGGGCCGCCTGTTGGAAGTCTCCGGCGCGGCGGAGCGGATCGCCTGGAGCTTTATCAAATGGCTGGGAAAACGTCGCGAAGAGTGGGCGCTGGCGATCACCGGTTACATCGTCAGTATCCCAATTTTCGTCGATTCCGCGTTTGTGATTCTGTATCCGGTCGCTAAAGCGCTGGCGAAAAGCGGTAAGCGTTCGCTACTGACGCTGGGGGTGGCGCTGGCCGGCGGACTGGTGGTCACTCATCATACGGTACCGCCGACGCCCGGTCCGCTTGGCGTGGCTGGTATCTTTAACGTCGATATTGGCGCTATGCTGCTAACCGGCATGGCGCTGGCGGTGCCTTGCGTTGTTGGAATTGTGTTTTATGCCCAGTGGCTGGATAAGCGTTATCCCAACTTTGTGCCGCGCACGCTTAATGCGGACGAAGTAAACGCGGCGCTGGAGCAATACAACAAAGAAAAAGAGCAAAAGGATCTGCCGAGCCTGACGCTGTCGCTACTGCCTATCGTCGTGCCGATCGTACTGATCTTCCTGAAAGCGATCTGTTCCACTCTCGCAACGGTCGAAGGCTGGGACTCTCTGGCAACGCATCCGGTGGTACAAGGGATCAATTTCATCGGTAGTCCGGTGATCGCACTGGCCATCAGCGTCCTGTTAGCGGTTTACACCCTGGTGCCGCGTATGGATAAGCATACCACCGCAGAACGTCTGGAAGAGGGGTTGCAAAGCGCAGGTATTATCCTGTTGGTTACCGGAGCCGGCGGTGCGCTGGGGGCTATTTTACGCGACAGCGGCGCTGGCCAGCATCTGGCTGAACAGGTCGCTAACCTGCCGATCTCACCGATCCTGATCCCGTTTATCGTCGCTACGCTGGTGCGCTTAGTACAGGGATCGGGCACAGTCGCGATGATCACCGCCGCATCGATTTCCGCGCCGATCCTGGCACAAATCCCCGGCATTAATATGTTACTCGCCGCGCAGGCTGCGACCATGGGATCGCTATTCTTTGGCTATTTCAACGACAGTCTGTTCTGGGTAGTCAACCGGATGATGGGCGTTTCCGATGTCAAACAGCAGATGGTGGTCTGGTCTGTCCCTACCACTATCGCCTGGGCGATTGGCGGTACCGGCGTCGCGCTGCTTAACCTGCTGTTCGGCTCTGGTGGAAGTTGGCTCGACCCGTTATTACCGATTGTTGTGCTGGCGGTCATTATGGTGTGGGTTCGCTGGCAGGCGCAGGGGATTAAAGAGAAACGGGTGGTGAAGGATTAA